The following proteins are encoded in a genomic region of Aquifex aeolicus VF5:
- a CDS encoding formate dehydrogenase accessory protein FdhE has protein sequence MNIFKQKEREFALNRIPVLKEKFPESNQILNFLSHILEYHNSIISEISDLSISLDNQNIESRLGKGKPALKLSEYDFEPFLKYFYPLLNIVYEHGTPQMKERVEHLQSLEKKEILSLISSFLENGISDDMLRFFLISYLQPILYTFADKVKFEHERWFKNYCPVCGSKPSVSFIMDTEDWEGARFLRCSVCLTDWLYVRTKCVNCGNVEDDSLDYFISSELDYIEIQTCKKCNSYIKIIDLRKDGLAVPDLEDIASVSLDLWAQEQGFIKVERNFMGY, from the coding sequence ATGAATATATTCAAGCAAAAAGAAAGAGAATTTGCTTTAAATAGGATTCCTGTTTTGAAGGAAAAATTTCCAGAATCTAACCAAATACTGAACTTTTTATCTCATATTCTTGAATACCACAATTCTATTATTTCGGAGATTTCAGATTTAAGTATATCTCTTGATAACCAAAATATAGAAAGTAGATTAGGAAAAGGTAAACCCGCTTTAAAGCTTTCAGAATATGATTTCGAACCTTTCCTCAAGTACTTTTATCCTTTATTGAATATTGTCTATGAACATGGTACCCCACAAATGAAAGAAAGAGTAGAGCATTTACAAAGTCTTGAAAAAAAAGAAATATTATCTTTAATATCTTCTTTTTTAGAAAATGGAATTTCGGACGATATGCTGAGATTCTTCCTTATATCTTATCTCCAACCTATACTCTATACATTTGCAGATAAGGTTAAATTCGAACACGAAAGATGGTTTAAAAATTACTGTCCAGTTTGTGGGTCTAAACCGTCAGTTTCATTCATTATGGATACGGAAGATTGGGAAGGAGCACGTTTTCTGAGATGTAGTGTTTGTCTTACTGACTGGCTCTATGTAAGAACAAAATGTGTAAATTGCGGCAATGTAGAAGACGATAGTTTAGATTATTTTATAAGTTCAGAATTAGATTATATAGAAATTCAAACATGTAAAAAGTGTAATAGTTATATAAAAATCATAGATCTTAGAAAAGATGGACTTGCAGTGCCTGATTTAGAAGATATAGCTTCTGTTAGTCTTGATTTATGGGCTCAGGAACAAGGTTTTATAAAAGTTGAAAGGAATTTTATGGGGTACTAG
- a CDS encoding glycine cleavage system protein H gives MERKIDVLGCTLWTDRLYRVEPYRMLFQWVKDEGNGIYSVGMASILAALAYPLYSIKIKPVGTKLEYDEALAIIEAGKRVATFPTPLSGIVVDVNEEVIKNPELINKKPYSSWIAKLKATNLEEVKNLQSAKEIVKTVKDFIILEDVDCSIVEE, from the coding sequence ATGGAACGAAAGATAGACGTTTTAGGATGTACCTTGTGGACTGATAGACTTTACAGAGTCGAACCCTATAGAATGTTATTCCAATGGGTAAAGGATGAAGGAAATGGTATTTATTCTGTAGGAATGGCTTCTATTTTAGCTGCTCTAGCGTATCCACTTTACTCGATAAAAATAAAACCTGTTGGCACTAAGCTGGAGTACGACGAAGCATTAGCAATAATTGAGGCGGGGAAAAGAGTTGCAACATTCCCGACACCTCTATCTGGCATAGTGGTAGATGTAAATGAAGAAGTGATTAAAAATCCTGAGCTTATAAATAAAAAACCTTACAGTTCTTGGATTGCTAAGCTAAAAGCTACAAACTTAGAAGAAGTAAAGAACTTACAAAGTGCAAAGGAGATAGTTAAGACGGTGAAAGATTTTATAATTTTGGAGGATGTAGATTGTTCTATTGTAGAAGAATAG
- a CDS encoding cysteine desulfurase family protein, translating to MIYFDNAATTPVLPEVKNFLCKALDIYGNPSSVHTLGKFARSEIETARKTIANYLKVKPENIIFNSCATEGNNTIIRTILNNKDRGNVVLSAIEHKSVKEAIKFWANKSIEIREIKVNKNGVIDLEHLYHLIDSNTILVCVMYVSNEFGTIQPIQEIAKICSDKGVPLLTDAVQAIGKIPIELKNISYATFSGHKFHAIKGSGFLYISDEANYEPLIVGGGQENGKRSGTENVVGILSLAKALEIIVSNFSRYQEQLKKLRDLFENLLLEALPDAQIVGKDAERSPSISSVIMPKFFGAEIVNKLSEKGIYCSTGSACLSGEYEPNKHMLKMGFSQEKALRMVRFSFGLLNKEEEVIECIERIKEIYRLN from the coding sequence ATGATTTACTTTGATAACGCGGCAACTACACCTGTACTTCCAGAAGTAAAAAACTTCCTATGTAAAGCACTAGACATTTATGGGAATCCATCAAGTGTACATACACTAGGCAAATTTGCAAGAAGTGAAATAGAAACGGCAAGAAAAACAATTGCGAATTATTTGAAAGTAAAACCGGAAAATATTATTTTTAACTCTTGTGCAACTGAAGGAAATAATACGATAATAAGAACGATATTAAACAATAAAGATAGGGGCAATGTAGTATTATCAGCAATAGAACATAAATCTGTGAAAGAGGCAATAAAATTTTGGGCAAATAAAAGTATAGAAATAAGAGAGATTAAAGTAAATAAAAATGGAGTAATTGATTTAGAACACCTTTACCATTTGATTGATAGTAATACAATTTTAGTTTGCGTTATGTATGTAAGCAACGAATTCGGAACAATTCAGCCTATACAGGAAATAGCTAAAATTTGCTCCGATAAGGGTGTACCATTGCTAACAGATGCAGTGCAAGCAATAGGAAAAATCCCAATTGAACTAAAAAATATATCCTATGCGACATTTTCTGGACATAAATTTCACGCTATAAAAGGAAGTGGATTTTTATACATTTCTGACGAAGCTAATTATGAGCCTCTTATAGTTGGTGGAGGACAAGAAAATGGAAAAAGATCAGGTACAGAAAATGTTGTAGGAATACTTTCGTTAGCTAAAGCACTTGAAATAATTGTTTCTAACTTTTCGCGCTATCAGGAACAGCTTAAAAAATTAAGAGATCTTTTTGAGAATCTATTGCTTGAAGCTTTGCCAGATGCTCAAATTGTAGGAAAAGATGCAGAAAGAAGTCCCTCAATATCTTCTGTTATTATGCCTAAATTTTTCGGAGCAGAAATAGTTAATAAATTATCAGAAAAGGGAATATATTGCTCGACTGGATCAGCCTGTTTATCAGGAGAATATGAGCCGAATAAACATATGTTGAAAATGGGGTTTTCTCAAGAAAAAGCTTTAAGAATGGTACGCTTTTCATTTGGTCTTTTAAACAAAGAGGAAGAAGTAATAGAATGTATAGAAAGAATAAAAGAAATTTATAGATTAAATTAA
- a CDS encoding metallophosphoesterase — MFIAVLLGAYSHLETYFLRVEKYTIETEKLPKGTEIKIMNASDMHLGPVMREDRVEMVKRVYEREKPDILVATGDTVDGNMKNLDYLAQMLAELNPPLGKFAVLGNHEYYVGLNQSLDFLRKAGFRVLRGEAVEINNFLVIAGVDDSDGKRLGYRVFTDELEVLKNVDTKKYVILLKHKPRIKREAIKYVDLVLSGHTHGGVLFFVGYTILRLIFETDRGIKELAPGKYIIVSKGVGTGGPPMRLLSPPDVVIVTIKGKGN; from the coding sequence TTGTTTATTGCGGTTCTGCTCGGTGCCTACAGTCATTTAGAAACATACTTCTTACGGGTTGAAAAGTACACCATAGAAACCGAAAAGCTCCCGAAAGGTACGGAGATAAAGATAATGAACGCCTCGGATATGCACTTAGGTCCCGTAATGAGGGAAGACAGGGTGGAAATGGTGAAAAGGGTCTACGAGAGGGAAAAACCCGATATTCTGGTTGCCACAGGGGACACCGTAGACGGGAATATGAAGAATTTAGACTACCTCGCCCAAATGCTCGCGGAGCTAAATCCTCCTCTCGGAAAATTTGCGGTCTTAGGAAACCACGAGTATTACGTTGGTCTGAATCAGTCGTTGGACTTCTTGAGGAAAGCGGGATTCAGGGTTTTAAGAGGTGAAGCGGTTGAAATTAACAATTTCCTCGTTATAGCTGGAGTGGACGACTCGGACGGAAAAAGACTTGGCTACAGAGTTTTTACAGACGAACTGGAAGTTTTAAAAAATGTGGACACTAAGAAGTACGTTATCCTTTTAAAGCACAAGCCAAGGATAAAGAGGGAAGCGATAAAATACGTTGACCTCGTCCTTTCGGGACACACTCACGGCGGAGTTCTCTTTTTCGTAGGCTACACGATTTTAAGACTTATATTTGAAACGGACAGGGGAATTAAGGAACTCGCTCCCGGGAAGTACATAATTGTGAGCAAAGGTGTGGGAACGGGAGGACCACCTATGAGGCTTCTATCCCCGCCGGACGTGGTTATAGTGACGATAAAGGGAAAGGGAAATTAA
- the pstB gene encoding phosphate ABC transporter ATP-binding protein PstB, with product MTSKRGIKIDVKNLNFWYGNYHALKDITFPVYENKITAIIGPSGCGKTTLLRCFNRMHDLYEGARYEGEAILYPDEINLIGKNVDPLLVRMRIGMVFQKPNPFPKSIYENVAYGLKLRGIKKKSILDEKVEKALRDAALWDEVKDRLHENAYSLSGGQQQRLCIARAIAVEPEVLLMDEPTSALDPISTAKIEDLIVELKKKVTIIIVTHNMQQAARVSDFTAFMYMGELIEFGPTEKIFTKPEKKLTEDYITGRFG from the coding sequence ATGACTTCCAAAAGGGGCATCAAGATAGACGTAAAGAACCTCAACTTCTGGTACGGGAATTACCACGCATTAAAAGACATCACCTTCCCCGTTTACGAAAACAAGATAACCGCGATAATCGGACCTTCGGGTTGCGGAAAGACTACGCTTCTGAGGTGTTTTAACCGTATGCACGACCTTTACGAAGGAGCGAGGTACGAAGGGGAAGCTATTTTATATCCCGACGAGATAAACCTCATAGGAAAGAACGTAGATCCTCTACTCGTTAGGATGCGTATAGGTATGGTGTTCCAAAAGCCAAACCCTTTCCCGAAGTCCATATACGAGAACGTGGCCTACGGGCTCAAACTCAGGGGGATAAAGAAAAAGTCAATACTCGACGAAAAGGTTGAAAAGGCTCTAAGAGATGCGGCTCTCTGGGACGAAGTGAAGGATAGACTCCACGAGAACGCTTACTCACTCTCGGGAGGTCAGCAACAGAGGCTCTGTATAGCAAGAGCAATAGCCGTTGAGCCAGAAGTCCTCCTCATGGACGAGCCAACTTCAGCCCTTGACCCAATTTCCACGGCAAAGATTGAGGATCTTATAGTAGAACTCAAAAAGAAGGTAACGATAATTATAGTTACCCACAACATGCAACAGGCTGCTAGAGTATCTGACTTTACCGCCTTTATGTACATGGGAGAGCTGATAGAGTTCGGCCCAACGGAAAAGATATTCACAAAACCTGAGAAGAAGTTAACGGAAGACTACATCACCGGAAGGTTCGGTTAA
- a CDS encoding nicotinate phosphoribosyltransferase — protein MKYLGLCTDLYELTMAQSYLYEGKTGTAVFSLFVRKLPEKRNFLISAGLETLVERIKNFKFGDEEIKYLKSLGIFKDDFLDYLKDFEFSGNVYAIPEGRIVFQNEPLVQVEAPIPEAQLLETLVINTIQFETMIASKAVRSYLVAKGKKLVDFGFRRAHGLEAGILAARASYIAGFDGTSNVEAGREFGIPVVGTMAHSYVMIFDKEEDAFRAFAKLYPKNAIFLIDTYDTIEAAKKVVDLAKEGVPVVGVRIDSGDIVKLSKEVRKILDENGLKNVRIIVSGGVDEYKIKEWFDRGAPIDAFGVGTKFITSADAPYFDIAYKLVEYEGKPKYKLSPGKKTFPYKRQVYRYYENGKMKYDETAKWESKREGEPLVELVMKNGKLIKELPSLKEIREVVMSELEKLPENYKDITKHYEYEVKILDWE, from the coding sequence ATGAAATATTTAGGACTTTGCACAGACCTCTACGAACTCACCATGGCACAGAGTTACCTCTACGAAGGCAAAACCGGAACCGCTGTATTCTCCCTTTTTGTAAGGAAACTCCCCGAAAAGAGGAACTTCCTGATATCCGCAGGGCTCGAAACCTTGGTGGAGAGGATAAAGAACTTCAAGTTCGGAGATGAGGAGATAAAGTATTTAAAGAGCCTGGGAATTTTTAAAGACGATTTTCTGGACTACCTCAAGGACTTTGAATTTTCTGGAAATGTTTACGCAATTCCCGAGGGAAGGATAGTATTCCAAAACGAACCTCTCGTTCAGGTAGAAGCTCCGATTCCCGAAGCCCAACTCCTTGAGACGTTGGTAATAAATACTATACAGTTTGAGACAATGATAGCTTCAAAGGCGGTGAGGAGTTATCTCGTGGCTAAAGGGAAGAAGCTCGTTGATTTCGGTTTCAGGCGGGCCCACGGCTTAGAAGCGGGAATCCTTGCAGCGAGGGCTTCCTACATCGCCGGTTTTGACGGGACTTCAAACGTCGAGGCGGGAAGGGAGTTCGGTATTCCCGTTGTGGGAACTATGGCACACTCCTACGTGATGATTTTTGACAAGGAAGAAGACGCCTTCAGGGCTTTTGCCAAACTCTACCCCAAGAACGCTATATTCCTGATAGACACCTACGATACCATTGAGGCGGCAAAAAAGGTCGTAGACCTCGCAAAGGAAGGCGTACCCGTTGTGGGAGTCAGAATTGACAGCGGTGATATAGTGAAGCTTTCCAAGGAAGTGAGGAAAATTCTGGACGAAAACGGACTGAAAAATGTAAGGATTATAGTGAGCGGTGGCGTTGACGAGTACAAAATCAAGGAATGGTTTGACAGAGGCGCTCCCATAGACGCCTTCGGCGTAGGAACGAAGTTCATAACTTCCGCAGATGCCCCATACTTTGACATAGCCTATAAGCTCGTTGAGTACGAAGGAAAACCAAAGTACAAACTCAGCCCCGGTAAAAAAACATTCCCATACAAGAGGCAGGTCTACAGGTATTACGAAAACGGAAAGATGAAGTACGACGAGACCGCCAAGTGGGAGAGCAAAAGGGAAGGAGAACCTCTGGTAGAACTCGTTATGAAAAACGGAAAGCTAATAAAGGAATTGCCTAGCCTGAAGGAAATAAGGGAAGTTGTGATGTCGGAACTAGAAAAACTCCCCGAAAATTACAAGGACATAACGAAACACTACGAGTACGAAGTAAAGATCTTAGACTGGGAGTAA
- the rimM gene encoding ribosome maturation factor RimM (Essential for efficient processing of 16S rRNA), translated as MEEYVVIGKVLDTFGLEGELKVRPYAPPEVFENLEKVYLKRKGGDWVPFEVEWVDFIDDKVIIKFKGYDSIDEVEQFKGAKLFLPKEELPELGEEEYYAYELVGMEVETDKGKKLGKVERVQDMGPYDALVLDKENLLVPFVSDIVLKVDKENKKIIVKEELLPV; from the coding sequence ATGGAGGAGTACGTGGTAATAGGAAAAGTTCTGGACACCTTCGGACTTGAGGGAGAACTCAAGGTGAGACCTTACGCACCTCCGGAGGTCTTTGAAAACCTTGAAAAGGTTTACTTAAAGAGAAAAGGCGGAGATTGGGTTCCCTTTGAGGTTGAATGGGTGGACTTCATTGACGACAAGGTAATTATAAAGTTCAAGGGGTACGATTCAATAGACGAGGTTGAACAGTTTAAAGGGGCTAAGCTTTTCCTTCCCAAGGAAGAACTGCCAGAGTTAGGAGAAGAGGAGTACTACGCTTATGAACTTGTGGGAATGGAGGTTGAAACGGACAAGGGAAAGAAACTCGGAAAGGTTGAAAGGGTTCAGGATATGGGTCCTTACGACGCTCTGGTTCTCGATAAGGAAAACTTACTCGTTCCCTTTGTCTCGGATATAGTCCTCAAAGTGGATAAAGAGAATAAAAAGATAATTGTGAAAGAAGAATTACTCCCAGTCTAA
- a CDS encoding TetR/AcrR family transcriptional regulator codes for MGTKERILEVSKELFFEKGYQGTSVEEIVKRANLSKGAFYFHFKSKEELITEIIERTHKKIISLFEENKEKTPEELLEMFLEVLYREKKVVYIFLFDLLCSEKFRNIYFEKIEDAKRRFEKFLEKHFPSKAEILSEIILGFLRQLILHYVIKEERELPFLKEKLREGLKLIFEGVKKCG; via the coding sequence GTGGGAACTAAGGAGAGAATTCTGGAAGTTTCAAAGGAATTGTTCTTTGAAAAGGGATATCAGGGAACGAGTGTTGAGGAGATCGTAAAGAGGGCGAACCTTTCAAAGGGAGCCTTTTACTTCCACTTCAAAAGTAAGGAAGAATTAATAACCGAAATAATAGAACGAACGCATAAAAAAATAATTTCCCTGTTTGAAGAAAATAAGGAAAAAACTCCCGAAGAACTTCTGGAAATGTTCCTTGAAGTACTCTACAGGGAGAAGAAAGTAGTTTACATATTCCTCTTTGACCTCCTCTGTTCCGAAAAATTCAGGAATATTTACTTTGAAAAGATAGAGGACGCTAAAAGAAGGTTTGAAAAATTCCTTGAAAAGCACTTCCCTTCAAAGGCTGAGATACTCTCCGAAATAATACTCGGTTTCCTCAGGCAATTAATCCTGCACTACGTTATAAAGGAAGAAAGGGAACTCCCATTCCTAAAGGAAAAACTCAGGGAAGGGTTGAAGTTAATCTTCGAGGGAGTGAAAAAATGTGGATAA
- a CDS encoding TolC family protein: MWIILLIPTLLFSLGLQELWKSALKKNPEILAQKQDIRAKEYKLKATKNLYFPLFEAQYSRAWLSEKQKLEVFPFSFDMTKKNYENYSISLKELLYDFGRREKLIDISVKELKVSQYFYEEKKQEILYKVAENYFNVLSVKGKIRIYEEELKAVKSQYQLAKAYYEKGLVAITDLLQAKVRIHEVKEKIRKEKGNLETLLVNLSNLTGIEKEKLRNIQEIEGIPEIKDLSYYLKTAYERRGILKAQKEKVKILENLARIKALEYAPQIFGGLTYYYTNQNPNVEPKGLFSYYVGATLSFQTLKPYYEHLSLKREKIKALKELESLENSIKLQVKSAYEDVLTAKENLKTAKERLKFAKKYYELALEQYKNQLISQTDLLIAEATLTSAKEALLIAKNELWKAYYRLLWASSLLEVER; encoded by the coding sequence ATGTGGATAATACTGCTCATCCCGACACTTTTATTCTCCTTAGGGCTTCAGGAACTATGGAAAAGTGCCCTCAAGAAAAATCCCGAAATACTTGCCCAAAAACAGGACATTAGAGCCAAGGAGTATAAACTAAAGGCTACAAAGAACTTATACTTCCCTCTCTTTGAAGCGCAGTACTCCCGCGCGTGGCTCAGTGAAAAACAAAAGCTTGAGGTATTTCCCTTTTCCTTTGATATGACGAAAAAGAATTACGAGAACTACTCAATCTCCCTGAAGGAACTCCTCTACGACTTCGGAAGACGGGAGAAGTTAATAGACATTTCGGTAAAGGAACTAAAAGTGAGTCAATATTTTTACGAGGAAAAGAAACAAGAAATTTTGTACAAGGTTGCGGAAAATTACTTTAACGTTCTGAGCGTTAAGGGAAAGATAAGGATTTATGAGGAGGAATTAAAAGCGGTAAAATCCCAGTACCAACTCGCAAAAGCTTACTACGAAAAAGGACTCGTTGCGATAACGGACCTTCTTCAGGCAAAGGTTCGCATACACGAAGTTAAGGAAAAAATAAGAAAAGAAAAGGGAAATCTTGAAACGCTACTCGTGAACCTCTCAAACCTCACGGGAATAGAGAAAGAAAAATTAAGGAATATTCAAGAAATTGAAGGAATTCCTGAAATCAAAGATCTCAGTTATTACCTGAAAACGGCGTACGAAAGGAGGGGAATTTTAAAGGCTCAAAAGGAAAAGGTAAAAATACTTGAGAACCTTGCAAGGATAAAAGCCCTTGAGTATGCGCCACAAATTTTCGGAGGTTTAACTTACTACTACACCAACCAGAATCCAAACGTAGAACCAAAAGGTTTATTCAGTTATTACGTGGGAGCTACCCTTTCATTCCAAACTCTAAAACCCTACTACGAACACCTTTCCCTGAAGAGGGAAAAAATAAAAGCTTTAAAGGAGCTTGAAAGTCTGGAAAACTCAATAAAACTCCAAGTAAAGAGTGCTTATGAGGATGTTTTAACCGCTAAAGAAAACCTGAAAACCGCAAAAGAGAGACTCAAGTTTGCAAAAAAGTACTACGAACTCGCTTTGGAACAGTACAAAAATCAATTAATATCCCAGACGGACCTCCTTATAGCGGAAGCCACCTTAACGAGTGCAAAGGAAGCCCTCCTGATAGCGAAAAACGAACTCTGGAAGGCTTATTACAGACTCCTTTGGGCTTCTTCCCTTCTGGAGGTTGAAAGATGA
- a CDS encoding EmrA/EmrK family multidrug efflux transporter periplasmic adaptor subunit: MKKYIGVFTVVALIVGFGIYAFFFIKHRIEYAITNAVFVKADELSYLSFRVSGKVIEVYKDLGDYVKRGEALAKLDPTYYELEKRTLEKKMSALLEKKKALEIKIQKLEKGLHISLSAKKLKVESLKKKREALREKLLQVEEKIKLVKLDWERYKSLFQKGLIPRRKFEEVDTNLKVLLHEREYLEKSIQEINTEIKRAKKGIENARNEFKTIEELKKELSSLEEEIKSLKERIKTAEQKIKDTVLIAPFDGVVAKRFISRGDVVRAGQPAFALVNPESFYVEVLLEETKLKGVKVGNKAYVRLDAYPDILFEGVVEEISPASAATFALVPRDVSAGEFTKVVQRIPVKIKITKGDLSLLRVGMGGEVEIRRTR, from the coding sequence ATGAAAAAGTACATAGGCGTTTTTACGGTTGTGGCTTTAATTGTGGGCTTTGGGATTTACGCCTTTTTCTTCATAAAACACAGAATTGAGTATGCCATAACAAACGCAGTCTTCGTTAAGGCGGACGAGCTTTCTTATCTGTCCTTCAGAGTAAGCGGAAAGGTTATTGAAGTTTACAAAGACCTCGGAGATTACGTAAAAAGGGGGGAAGCCCTTGCAAAACTGGATCCGACTTATTACGAACTTGAGAAAAGAACACTTGAGAAAAAAATGAGCGCCCTCCTTGAAAAGAAAAAAGCCCTTGAGATAAAAATTCAGAAGCTGGAAAAGGGACTTCATATAAGCCTGAGTGCTAAAAAACTAAAAGTTGAGAGTTTAAAAAAGAAAAGGGAAGCCCTACGGGAAAAACTCCTTCAAGTGGAAGAGAAAATAAAACTCGTTAAACTTGACTGGGAACGCTACAAATCCCTCTTCCAAAAAGGACTTATCCCGAGAAGGAAGTTTGAAGAAGTAGACACGAACCTGAAAGTTTTACTTCACGAGAGGGAATACCTTGAAAAGAGCATACAGGAAATTAATACGGAGATAAAAAGGGCAAAGAAAGGCATTGAAAATGCAAGGAATGAGTTTAAAACAATAGAGGAACTAAAAAAGGAACTCTCCTCCCTTGAGGAAGAAATAAAGAGCCTGAAAGAGAGGATAAAAACCGCAGAGCAGAAGATAAAAGACACGGTTTTGATTGCACCTTTTGACGGAGTAGTTGCAAAGAGGTTCATAAGCAGGGGAGACGTTGTTAGGGCGGGACAGCCGGCCTTTGCCCTTGTAAACCCTGAAAGCTTTTACGTAGAGGTTTTACTCGAAGAGACGAAACTCAAAGGCGTGAAGGTGGGAAATAAAGCTTACGTGAGACTTGACGCTTACCCTGACATCCTTTTTGAAGGAGTTGTTGAGGAGATTTCCCCCGCTTCCGCAGCGACTTTTGCCTTAGTCCCCAGAGATGTATCCGCGGGAGAATTCACAAAAGTTGTTCAGAGGATACCCGTAAAGATAAAGATTACGAAAGGGGATTTAAGCCTTCTGAGAGTGGGAATGGGCGGTGAGGTTGAGATAAGGAGAACGAGATGA